The window ACGAACTCCTGTGTTTCCCGGAATAGTGGAAACCGGACAAGACTTAAGCGCGGAGGGTACCACCCGTCGAGCACGATGGCGGACGACGACCTCACCACCTACGAACTGATCGGCGAGCGACACAGCCCGAAACGTACGCGGATCGACACCGGCGACGCCGAGTTCGTCGTCGGCAAGGACGTCAATCCCGTCGAGTACTTCCTGGGAGCGATCCTCGGCTGTCTGAACTCGACCGGGACGATGGTTGCCCGCGACATGGGCATCGAGATCGACGACCTGACGGCGACGATCGAAGGCGACGTCGATTACGACAGTTACCGAGGCGAGGAGACGGACGCCCGTCCCGGCCTCCAGGGGCTTACGGTCTCGGTCGCGATCGAATCGGACGCGGACGAGGATCGGCTCGAGGAGTGGCTCGCCGCCGTCGAACGGCGGTGTCCGGTCACCGACAACGTCGTCAACGAGACTGGCCTGTCGATCGACGTCGAATCGGCGTAAGCCGGACGGCGGGCCCAACGGTCGACGTTCGGTTGCATCGTTTGGTCCACGATTTTGTAGCTCCGGTTCCAATCACCGGGCATGGAGTCGACCCCGAGCGTCGTCGTCGTCGGTGGCGGACTGGCCGGACTCGTCGCGGCGCGGCACCTCGCTGGCGGCGGAACCGACGTAACGCTACTCGAGCGCGAGGAGACGGTCGGCGGTCGCGTCCGCACGATCGAGCGCGACGGCTACCGGTTCGATCGCGGCTTCCAGGTACTGTTCACCGGCTATCCCGCCGCGAAGCGGGAACTCGACCTCGAGGCGCTGGACCTGCGCCGGTTCGCGCCGGGGGCCACGATCGCCCGGCCGAACCACCGGTCGACGCTGGCCGACCCGCTTCGTAGCCCGGGCGCGTTACCGGCGACGCTGTTCAACCGGGACGTCTCGCTGGGCGACAAGCTTCGGGTCGCCAGACTCACCCTGTCGCTGCGGGGGACCGACCCCGACGACCTCTTCGAGCGCGAGGACGGCGACGAGAGCGACGAGTCGATCGCGGAGTACCTGCGGCGCCGCGGCTTCTCCGAGCGGTTCCTCGAGAACTTCGTCGGGCCCTTCTACGGCGGGATCACCCTCGACCGGTCGCTGTCGACCTCGAGTCGGGTCTTCGAGTACACCTTCCGGACGCTCGCGTCGGGCGAGACGGTCGTCCCTGCGGCCGGGATGGAGGCGATCCCGTCCCAGTTGGCAGACCGTGCGGTGGGCGAGGGAGCGACGATCCATACCGGCGTCGAGGTGGGTTCGGTGGGCACCGACGATTCCGGCGTGACGGTCGCGACCGACGACGGCGACTACCGGGCCGACGCGGTCGTCGTCGCGGCCGACCCGCCGAGCGCACGCGACCTGACCGGCGTCGCGGCGATCCCGACCGCGGGCCGGGCCTGCGTCACCCAGTACTACTCGCTTCCCGGCCGGACGGAACTCGAGACGGGAAAGCGCCTCCTGTTGAACGCGGTCGACGACGACGGGCCGAACCACGTCGTCCCCCACAGCGAGGTCGCGCCGGAGTACGCGCCCGACGACCGGACGCTCGTCAGCGCGACCTACCTCGGCGAGCGCGAGGAGCGCGACGACGAACTCGCCGATCGCACCCTGGAGGCGCTTCGGTCGTGGTACCCCGAACGCGCGTTCGACGACCTCGAGGTCGTACACACGGCGCGGGTGCCGTTCGCACAGTTCGACCAGCCGCCGGGGTTCCGCGAGGGACTGCCGGGGCCCCGTGATCCGGAGGGATCGGTATACCTGGCTGGCGACTACACCCGCTGGTCGTCGATCCAGGGAGCGATGGAGAGCGGCCGGCGGGCGGCCGGGGCCGTCCTCGAGGACCTGTCCGGATAACGGTCCCGGTACGTGGCGAGAGTGTACCGTGTGCCCCTCCCCTCCCTTCCCCTCTCATCCCCCTCGCTCTTTCCGACTCCGCCAATCACCGGTTTCGGCGTTGGGTCGCCGACGTCGTGGTCGCCGCATCTGTCCCGGTCGTTCGGTCTCCCTACCCGGTCGTTCCGACTCTCGAGATCGGCCGTCAACCGTCTCGACGGCGGATTCGAACGCTCTCGATCGACACCGACGACGGAGGCTCGAGGCGGCGAAACGCGGGTTTTTTCCGGCCGAACGGGCAGCAGTGTGGCATGGTCGACGTCTCGATCGTCCTCGCGCTGGGCGCGCTGGTCCTGTTCGGTGGCTGGGCGGTAGCTGCAGGCGTCGCGACCAGATCGCTCACCCCGGTCAACGCCGTGTTTCTCTCGTACGTGGCGAGTATCGCCGTCGCGGGCGGGTACGTGTTCGCCGCGCGGCGACCGATCGTCGGCGCACGCACCGATGTCGCGTTCGCGCTGCTGTCGGGGGTCTTCCTCGCGGCCGGAACGATCAGCTTCTACGCCGGTCTCACCCGCGGGAACATAGCGATCGTCTCGGCGATCGCAGCCCTCTACTTCGTCGTCCCGGCGATCGTCGGCGTCCTCTACTTCGACGCCTCGCTCGCGCCGACGAACGTCGTCGGGCTGGTGCTGGCAGTGATCGCGGTCGTGCTCGTCGCATCCTGACTCCCCGATCCCTCGAAACTCAATTACTGTAACGATTTGCCGGTGCAACCGCCGCCCGGGTCGCGGTTGCGCCGGAACTGACGTGCAGTAAACCGTATCACAGCAGGTGCCGACATTCCCCCAGCGAGGGGAACCACAGCGTCTCCTCGAGTTCCTCGTCCCGCACCGCCGGGTGGAAGGCGTCGGCGTCGGTCACCAGCGGCGACTGGAAATCCCGACTGCGCATACCGTTGACCGTTGCGCCGCCGGCGAGTCGGGTAAATGCCGGCAACACGAGTACGTCCGCACCCTCGTAGACGTCCGGCCCGTAGAGGAAACAGGGGAGCTTCCGCCCGTCGACCGACAGCGCCGGGTGGTCGTGGCCGACGACGTAGCGGGCGGCGTCCCCGTCGGGTGGTTCGTGACCGTGACAGACGGCCGTCTCGCCGTCCGCCAGCCGGTAGGTCGGGGTCGTCTCGCCGTCGAACGCCTCCGCGAGCATCGTGTCGTGGTTCCCCGCCGTCACGACCAGATCTGCGCCGGCGTCGTCGACGGCCGACTCGAGGGCCGCGACGTCCCGTTCGACGCCGCGGGGGAGCCGATCGAACGAGTGCAACAGGTCGCCGGCGACGACGACCGTCGCTGGCTCGGTACGCTCGAGGAGAGCCGCGAGCCGCTCCCGAACGTCGGTCCCGTCGTCGATGGGGGCGTCGACGTTCGAGGCGGCGGCACGCCCGAGGTGGAGGTCGGCCAGAACCAGCGCGTCCGCGTCGGGGACGTAGGCGGCCCGCTCGAGCGGGACGAACGGAACGTCGACGTCGGGTGCGTCGTCGGTCACGGGCACGGTTTCGGTCGCCGGTCAGTCGGCGGTCGGTCCGGTGTCGACCCCTTCGCCTTCGGGCCGGTACTCCTCTTTCCCGAGGGCCTCGAAGAGGTCGTACTCGCTGCCCGAGAGGATATAGAGGACCTCCTCGAGCGGCGCGAGCACTTCGGGAACGATCCTGACGACGAGGTAGGTGATCCCGACCAGCGCGATCACGGACAGCGACTGGGCGATGTAGTTGTGAGCGACGAGGAACGAGACCCGACTCGCCTCCGCACCCATGTAGGTCGTCATGAACGAGACGAGCCAGTCCTGCTGGAACCAGCCCCACGGCGACGCCAGCCCGATGAAGACGTTGCGCGCGAGGTTGAGGAACCAGATGATCCCGATCGCCGCCGCGAAGGCGGTCGCCTTCCGCTTGAGCGGCGCGGAGACCGCGGCGACCAGTCCGCCGAAGATCGCCATGCTCCCGATGCCGGTACAGGCGAGGATGATGTAGGTCGTTCGCCCGGTGACCGTTTCGTCCGGATCGAAGTCGAAGCGACTCTCGTAGCCGTACGCGCCCTCGGAGAGCCCCGGACTGTAGCCGAGCAGTTCCATCCCGTAGTGGGTCTGGGCCGCGGTCGTCTCGATCAGCCACGTGCGAAAGACGGGGATCGTCTCGGCGGGCAGGTAGATCAGCCCCATGAACGCGACTGCCTTCGTCAGTATCAGCAGCGATTCCCGCCCGCCGACGAGGAGGTAGCCCGTGTACGCACACAGTGGGAGGGCGGCCAGCGACAGTACCGTCTGGAGGGGGCTTTGCATCTCGTAGTAGTAGTACGGGACCATCGTCAGCCAGAAGATCCCGAACAGCAGCCAGGCGACGGCGCCGATCCGACGCGCGGGGTCGGTCGCTCCCCGCCACTGGCACAGCAGCGCGATCATGAACGCGCCGATCGAGATCCAGGCGAGCGCGTCCGTCAGACCTACGCCAACGCCGGCAAGCGTCGCGGGTGCGAGCGCGACCACGTCGGGACCGACGACCGAACTCGACTCGAGCGCGGTCGCGGCGAGAGCGGACGGCATGTTCAGGTTATCCGACGGACTCTCGCGCTATCAACTTGACGTCTCGTCTCGTCGTCGGACGGTCCCGCTCCGGACGCCCCGGGCGACGAAAGCTTTAAGCTAAATACAGCCATTTGGTAACAATGTACATGGCTTCAAGCGAACTGTCGACCAGCGACCTCCTCGACCAGCAGCTGACGGTCCGGCGCGTCGACTCCGTCGATCCGACCGCGACCGTCCGGCACGTCGACCAGCTCGAGCCCGCCGCTCTCGAGGAGTTCTACGAGTTGTGCGAGGACGGCGGCTCGATTCCGGTCACCGACGCCGAACTCGAGGTAGGGGAGGTAATCGTCTTCACCGACTACTTCGTGGTCGACGGGGTCTGAAGCCGACGGCCAGCCCCGGGAATTCCTGCGGGGCCGGACGTATCGAAGCCGTTTTCCCCGGTGCGAGCCTTCGGTCCAGTATGAACGGCGACACGGACATGACTCTGGCGTTCGAACTCGAGGCGCTGAAGGAGCTCGCCTCGCCCGAGAACGTCTTCGAAGACGCCAGAGGGTGGACCGAGTACATCGGCGTCGTCTCCGAGAAACCGACCTACGTCGTGACGAACTTCACGCGGAAGAACCGCATCCGCCAGGACTTCTTCTCCGGCCCCCGCGGCAAAGCCGAGAGCCTCGAGGGCGTCAAAGACCAGTTCGAGACCGAACGCTACGTCTACATCGGCGTCGACGACGAGGACGAACGCCTCGCCGACGAGGTCGACTGGGAGTATCTAGACGTCGAGGAGGCCGCCGAGGCTGCCGACTGGATCATGGCAACCCGTATCGACGAGAGCGAGGCGGATGACGAACCGGTCCGGGACGACTGGCCCTGAACTCGAGCCGCGACCCTTTTCATCGGATCCCGAGCGGATCGACCTCGAGCAGTTCCGACACCACCGCAGAGCCGACGCGTTCGGCGTTTTCGATCGCGAGCGCGAGCGTCGCCTCCGTCCCGTCGAAGCTCTCCGCGACCGACTCGCCGGGGGCCGGCCGATCGTAGTTCGACACCGCACGAACCGACAGGTACCGCTTGCCGGCGTCGAACCGCTCGAGGGCAGTCGCCGTCGCGGCGTCTTCCATCTGGGTCGTTACGTAGGGGTCAACGCCGTAGCGCTCGCAGAGCCATGCGGCCTCGCGGGCGTACCGGGGGCCGTGCCAGAACTCGTCGCCACAGAGGGTCGTCCCGCGGTCGACGGTCGGCCCGCCGTCCGGTGCGTCGGGGTACCGCCGCTGGTAGGCGAGCACGTCCGGATCGTCGCCCAGGTCGACCTCGCGGGCCGCGTCCAGTGCCGTCTCGACGAGTGTCGGCTCGAGACGGTGGACGTAGTCGCGGGGTCGATACGCCAGGCGTTCGATGGGTGGCGTCTCGCCTTCCGTTTCCTCGCCCCGATCCCACCGGTGTTTCCGGTCCCAGTCGACGACCGCGTCGGCGAGGACGACGGAACCGAGTGCGATGCGGTCCGGCGCGCCGCCGGCGATCCCGGCCGAGACGACGTACGCCGAGGAGAGATCGAGTAGCGGCGTCGCGAAGAGGGCGGCGACCGTCGTCGCCGCGTCGCTCTTGCCGATCCCGGTCGTCGTGATCGCGACCCCGTCGGTCGTGAGGTACACCGGCGTCGCGGACCCCGGAACCGATATCGCCCGCTCGAGTCGGTCAGCCCGGCGCTCGAGCCACGGCCGACGCTCGTCGATCGGCGGCTCGGCGACGGCCGGCAGGACCAGCACTGACGGGGACAGCGGCCGGTCCGTGGCGGACTCGAGGGGTTCCGGTTCGGGCAACTCGAGTTCGTCGGTCATTAGCGGGGGATCGTTCCGCGCCGGTAAAGAGCTACGGTGGTCGAAGCCACCGCTCCCCGTCGGGAACCGCAAAGGATTCGGACGCCCGCTTCGACCCAGTGGGCGTGAGCGACCGGACCTGCGGCCACAGCTACGACAACGACGACGACCTCACCCTCGAGGACGAGATCGTCGCCCGCGCCCGCATCCACGCCCGGACGGTCGTCGAGGGCGAAGCGTACGACCTTCCGGTCGATCGCTCCGCTCTCGAGTGGACGACCTCGGCCCGGGCGCGGCGGCGGGCTGGCGCGTGTCGGTGGGATCCGGACCGCGAGGTGGCGACATCGTCCTCTCCCGGCGGGCCTACGAGCGGTACGACTGGCCGGAGTTCGCCGAGGTCGTCCGCCACGAACTCGTCCACGCCTGGGAGTTCCAGCGGTTCGGCGACTCCGGCCACGGACCGCGGTTTCGCGAGCGGGCGGAGACGGTCGACGCGCCTCGACACTGTCGGGCGTTCGCCGACCCGCGGTACGTCCTCCGGTGTCTCGAGGGGGACTGCGACTGGCGGGCCGAGCGCCACCGGGCCTCGCAACCGGTGAAAGCACCGGACCGGTACCGCTGTGGCGCCTGCGGCGGGAGTTACGAGGTCGAACACGTCGAGAGCGGCCGTACGTGGACGACCGCTGGCGGGTACGGCGGCGCGAGGGCCGCGCTCGGGGACGACTGGTGACCGAGCCGTCACGAGCGCGGGCACATCGACTCGAGACGGATTACACGCCGTAGGGCGGGCGTACGCGTCTGCGAGCCGACCGCGGCGCGGAACACTTATTCGCGTCACTCTACCTGTTTCGCGTATGGGAATACTCGACCTGATGCTGGGACGGACGGGGACCGGTGAACAGGGCGTCGAGGCCAAATCCTACACGCTCCCGAAGGACACCCACGGGTTCGTCTACCCCGTCGCCGTCCGCCGGGCCGAACTCGAGGCGTTCGACAGGCTCGTCGAGGCCGAGGCCGACGCCCCCTACCTCGAGGATCGGACCGACGAACTCCAGGACGTGTTCGACGAGGTGTTAGACGGCGAACTCGACGCAACCGAACTGGTCGAGCGCAAGCGCGAGCTCCGCCGGGCCGTCGAACCCGTCCTCGAGCGCTGGGACGACCAGATCGAGGGCGACGTCGGCGTCGTGTACGCGACCTCGGCCATCGACGACGACCTGCGCGCATTCGTCAAGCTCTGCAAGCAGCGCGACGAGGACGACGACGATCCGTTCGACCTCCCCGAGGGGTTCCCGGATGCGGCGGCCCTGCTCAAGCGCGTCGACGACGCAACCGACGCACAGTACCGCGCCGTCGTCCACACGGATCTACTGCCGGAAGGGAGCGGGGGCGAAGCCGGTACCGGGAACTAGGTCCTATCTTCGCTTCCCCGTCCCGTCGCGGCCCGGCTCCGTAAGCCGATTTTACCGCCCGCCGCCGGGAGAACAGTTAAACGTTACTCGATCGGAACAGCTAGTAGGTATGTCCCCAGTAGAGTCCCTCTACTGGTACCCGACGGCACTTGCGCTCCAGATCGTGCTCGTCTACGCCTTTTATCGGTACGCCCGCACCGGGACGCGGCTCGCCGGGGGTGACTCGAGCGCGGACACGGATGACCCCGGAGACGGCGTCGACCGCGAGGCTGGCGTCGTCCACTGTCCCGACTGCGGGACGGAAAACGAACGCGGCTACGCGTACTGTCGCAACTGCGTCGGCGAACTCCCCGACGCGGCCGCGTGGCGCTCGAGCGAGTTCGCGCCGCGACAGCGGAGGATTCCCTGAGTCAGGCTCGTTCACTGCTCGTTCGGCCCGGACGTTCAAACCGCGAGACCCGATCAGACGATCCGCTCTAACGCCTCGAGCGACGGCAGTTCGTACGTCGGCCGATGGTCGGACGGCCGATCGCGGCCGACGTCGAGCAACGCAGAGTCGATCCCCATCGCGTTCGCGCCTGCGACGTCCGCGTGGGGCGAATCGCCCACGTGGATCGCTCCCTCGGGCGTCGCCCCGACTCCGGCGAGGGCGCGCTCGAACGGTTCGGCGTTCGGCTTCGGATGGATCCCCGCGCTCGGCTCCGTGAACACCCGAACGTCGAAGGCGTCTTCGATCCCGAGCGTTCGCAGCTTTCGCGTCTGTGTCGTTCGACCGCCGTTGGTGATGAGTGCGACGCTGGCCCGGTTCCGGGCGTACTCGAGCGCGGCTTCGGCTCCCGGTCGGAAGCGGACGGCGGTGGGATCCCGAAGCTCGAGATACGCGTCCGTGAGTCGGGACGCGACCGTACTGCGAGCGCCGAAGTGGACGTCGCTCCGGCTCACGACCTCGGCGAACAGGTGCTCGAAGAACTCCCGATCGGTGTCGGCCGTCGGCAGCGACGGGATCGCGGCCCGCAGGTCCGCGGGCGTACAGAACTTCGGGACCCCCGTCCGATCGAACGCCGACTCGAGCAACACCGCGTCGTCCTGCGTGGATTCACAGAGGGTATCATCGAGGTCGAAACAGATCGCGTCGTAGACGGCCATTCCCGTACTCGTACGGTCGTCGGCTCCCTCAACGTTTCGCCGTTGTGTGCAGCCGTGACGAATTCGCGGATGACATCGGTACGACACCGTCAGGAGTTATTGCATGGGAGTCGGTTGTCGGCGTATGGACGTCCTGAAGCGAGTCCACGTGGTTCCCGTCGGCTACGAGTACGATCGCATCCTCGAGCCGATTCGCGAGCAGCGGGCGGACCTCGTCTATCTCCTCGAGGGAGGGGGTGGGGATGGGAGTGGGGGTGGGGGAGAGGGCAAAACCGAGGGCGACCACGACGGTAACGGCGCGGACGAAAGCGACGGATCCGACGTTCCCACCGCCGACACCCAGCTCTCGAGCCCCTCGGCCGACTATCACGACGAACTCCGGGCCGAACTCGAGGGGATCGTCCCCGAGGTCCGGACCCGTCGGTGTGACCTGGCGGACGTCTACGCCGTCCTCGGGGCGGTGACGACCATCGCGTCGAACCACGCCGAGGATAGCGTCTACGTCAACGTCTCGAGCGCAGGAACGATCGCGGCGATCGGCGCGACGATCGCGTGTATGGACGTCTCGACCGATGCCCAGGCCTACTACGTCGAGCCCTCGACGTACGCCCACGACGGGACGAGTGAACCGGCCTCGTTCGGCATCGAGGCCACCGAACCAATCCCGTCGTACCCGATCGAGTCGCCGACGCCCGACCAGGTAGCGATCATGGAATTCCTCCGAGAGCCGTCGGCCTGGGACGGCTACAGCGACGCACGGACCGCGCCGCCGAAGAAGAAAGACCTCATCGAGTACGCCAGAGACCGCGAACTCTCGTTCATGGCCGACCGGCAGCCGCCCGACGACCGGGACGGCGAGGACAAGGGCGCGTTCCGCGTGCTCGACACTCACGTCCTCGAGCCGCTCGTCGCCGACGGGTACGTCACGGTGGAGTCGGTCGGCCGCCGCCGCGTCGTCGAACTGACCGAGCAAGGCGAGAACGCCTACCGGGCGTTCAAACACAAGCTCGAGGACGACGGCAGGATGGGGACCGACCCCGTCGTGGAGTGAGGAGGGCCAAAGCGGTTCCGACTTCAGGTTCGGGCCGGACGTCAACGGGGGTTAGCGGCGACAGTCGCCCTCGAGTCGTACGTACAGCGTCGTTCCCAGCCGTGCGAGTTCGAGGTCGGCCTCGAGGCGCTCGACGTGTGCCCGAAGCCGCGGTTCGGCGGCCGGCGATCCCTCGAGACCCTCGAGGTCCGCGCAGTGGCCTGCGGGCCCGTCGACGCGTGCGAGCAGGTCGGGCGCGGCGTCCGCGAGGCGGGAACCGGGAAGCTCCGGGCGGCGACGCCCGGCCTCGCACGCGGCGAGCAGTTCGTGAGCGACGACGAGCCGGCGACGGAGCGTGCGGATCTCGTCCGGATCGGCCGGCTCGGAGAGGGCGGCTGTCAGCCGCGCTTCGGCACGCTCGACCCGTTCGGGATCGACGGCCAGGACTGCCACGATTCGCTCCAGGCCGACCGTCGGTCCCTCGGTGCGACGGCTCGCGATCCGGACGGCAGCCGCGACCGTCGCGGGACGACCGAACCGGCGGAACGGCCGGTCCCCCGCAGCCTCGAGGACGGCCCGGGCGACCGCCGTCGCGGACTCGACCTCGAGGCGACGGGCGACGTCGTCGATCGGCGGTGCGGCGTTGCTCTGACTCGTCTCGGAATCGCTCCCGGAGTCGCTCTCGGAGTCGCAGCGAGCCATACTCGAACGGAGGCTTCGTCGGATATTATGTACTTCTACGAAAGTATCAGTACTATCGTTACTATCCTTACTACTGACACTATCGTAGTCACGAGCAACGACGGGACGGAGCCTCGAGTCGCAGAATTGAACGGCTCCGCCGAGCAGTCCTGCCCGATCCGCCACGTTCAAGCCGATTCCCTTCGACCCTCGAGTCATGACGCGATCTGTCTGGATCAAAGCCGACGACGACGTCGGCGACTGGGACGACCGCCGGGCGCGGATTACTGCCGGGCTCGAGGCGGGCGCGGACTGGGTACTGGTCGACGAACGCGACGTCGAGCGGGTGCGCGAACTCGGCGACATCAACGTGGCCGCGTTCCGGACGGACGGTGACCTGACGCTCGTCGACGACGCCGAGGACGAAAGCGAGACGGACGACGCGGGATCCCACGCGGACGCCGAACCCGACGCCGTCGTCGTCGGGAAGGACGGCGAGGGTGACGCCACCATCGACCTCCCCGAGGACTTCTCCGGGTCGGCCGACCTCTCGACGCTGCGGCGCGACGGCGACCAGGAGCGGGGCGCGTACGTCCGCATTCTCGGCAAGGAGTACGAGCGGTTCGCCGAGACGGCCGCCGACGAGGCGGATCACACCATCGTCGTCGGCGAGGACTGGACGATCATCCCCCTCGAGAACCTGATCGCCCGCATCGGCGAGGAGACCGACCTCGTCGCGGGGGTTACGAGCGCGGAAGAGGCAAAGACCGCCTTCGAGACCCTCGAGATCGGTGCCGACTCCGTGCTGCTGGACTCGGACGACCCCGACGAGATCCGCAAGACCGTCGAGGTCCGCGACGAGGCCGAGCGCGAGACCCTCGAACTGGAGTACGCCGAGGTGCTCGACGTCGAGCGGGTCGGCAGCGCCGACCGCGTCTGTGTCGACACGGGCAACCTCCTCGAGCACGACGAAGGGATGCTCGTCGGCTCGATGGCCCGCGGGCTGGTGTTCGTCCACGCCGAGACCGCAGACTCGCCGTACGTCGCCTCCCGACCGTTC of the Halobiforma lacisalsi AJ5 genome contains:
- a CDS encoding 3-dehydroquinate synthase II gives rise to the protein MTRSVWIKADDDVGDWDDRRARITAGLEAGADWVLVDERDVERVRELGDINVAAFRTDGDLTLVDDAEDESETDDAGSHADAEPDAVVVGKDGEGDATIDLPEDFSGSADLSTLRRDGDQERGAYVRILGKEYERFAETAADEADHTIVVGEDWTIIPLENLIARIGEETDLVAGVTSAEEAKTAFETLEIGADSVLLDSDDPDEIRKTVEVRDEAERETLELEYAEVLDVERVGSADRVCVDTGNLLEHDEGMLVGSMARGLVFVHAETADSPYVASRPFRVNAGAVHAYVRTPDGGTKYLSELQSGDEVQVVDTDGHTREAIVGRVKIEQRPMFRIALETGDGDRVETLLQNAETIKVPTREGRTAVTDLEAGDELLLYYEDTARHFGEAVEESIIEK
- a CDS encoding NAD(P)/FAD-dependent oxidoreductase, whose translation is MESTPSVVVVGGGLAGLVAARHLAGGGTDVTLLEREETVGGRVRTIERDGYRFDRGFQVLFTGYPAAKRELDLEALDLRRFAPGATIARPNHRSTLADPLRSPGALPATLFNRDVSLGDKLRVARLTLSLRGTDPDDLFEREDGDESDESIAEYLRRRGFSERFLENFVGPFYGGITLDRSLSTSSRVFEYTFRTLASGETVVPAAGMEAIPSQLADRAVGEGATIHTGVEVGSVGTDDSGVTVATDDGDYRADAVVVAADPPSARDLTGVAAIPTAGRACVTQYYSLPGRTELETGKRLLLNAVDDDGPNHVVPHSEVAPEYAPDDRTLVSATYLGEREERDDELADRTLEALRSWYPERAFDDLEVVHTARVPFAQFDQPPGFREGLPGPRDPEGSVYLAGDYTRWSSIQGAMESGRRAAGAVLEDLSG
- a CDS encoding DUF7124 domain-containing protein, whose translation is MNGDTDMTLAFELEALKELASPENVFEDARGWTEYIGVVSEKPTYVVTNFTRKNRIRQDFFSGPRGKAESLEGVKDQFETERYVYIGVDDEDERLADEVDWEYLDVEEAAEAADWIMATRIDESEADDEPVRDDWP
- a CDS encoding HAD family hydrolase yields the protein MAVYDAICFDLDDTLCESTQDDAVLLESAFDRTGVPKFCTPADLRAAIPSLPTADTDREFFEHLFAEVVSRSDVHFGARSTVASRLTDAYLELRDPTAVRFRPGAEAALEYARNRASVALITNGGRTTQTRKLRTLGIEDAFDVRVFTEPSAGIHPKPNAEPFERALAGVGATPEGAIHVGDSPHADVAGANAMGIDSALLDVGRDRPSDHRPTYELPSLEALERIV
- a CDS encoding DUF7577 domain-containing protein yields the protein MSPVESLYWYPTALALQIVLVYAFYRYARTGTRLAGGDSSADTDDPGDGVDREAGVVHCPDCGTENERGYAYCRNCVGELPDAAAWRSSEFAPRQRRIP
- a CDS encoding HFX_2341 family transcriptional regulator domain-containing protein translates to MDVLKRVHVVPVGYEYDRILEPIREQRADLVYLLEGGGGDGSGGGGEGKTEGDHDGNGADESDGSDVPTADTQLSSPSADYHDELRAELEGIVPEVRTRRCDLADVYAVLGAVTTIASNHAEDSVYVNVSSAGTIAAIGATIACMDVSTDAQAYYVEPSTYAHDGTSEPASFGIEATEPIPSYPIESPTPDQVAIMEFLREPSAWDGYSDARTAPPKKKDLIEYARDRELSFMADRQPPDDRDGEDKGAFRVLDTHVLEPLVADGYVTVESVGRRRVVELTEQGENAYRAFKHKLEDDGRMGTDPVVE
- a CDS encoding metallophosphoesterase, encoding MTDDAPDVDVPFVPLERAAYVPDADALVLADLHLGRAAASNVDAPIDDGTDVRERLAALLERTEPATVVVAGDLLHSFDRLPRGVERDVAALESAVDDAGADLVVTAGNHDTMLAEAFDGETTPTYRLADGETAVCHGHEPPDGDAARYVVGHDHPALSVDGRKLPCFLYGPDVYEGADVLVLPAFTRLAGGATVNGMRSRDFQSPLVTDADAFHPAVRDEELEETLWFPSLGECRHLL
- the artA gene encoding archaeosortase A codes for the protein MPSALAATALESSSVVGPDVVALAPATLAGVGVGLTDALAWISIGAFMIALLCQWRGATDPARRIGAVAWLLFGIFWLTMVPYYYYEMQSPLQTVLSLAALPLCAYTGYLLVGGRESLLILTKAVAFMGLIYLPAETIPVFRTWLIETTAAQTHYGMELLGYSPGLSEGAYGYESRFDFDPDETVTGRTTYIILACTGIGSMAIFGGLVAAVSAPLKRKATAFAAAIGIIWFLNLARNVFIGLASPWGWFQQDWLVSFMTTYMGAEASRVSFLVAHNYIAQSLSVIALVGITYLVVRIVPEVLAPLEEVLYILSGSEYDLFEALGKEEYRPEGEGVDTGPTAD
- a CDS encoding EamA family transporter, translated to MVDVSIVLALGALVLFGGWAVAAGVATRSLTPVNAVFLSYVASIAVAGGYVFAARRPIVGARTDVAFALLSGVFLAAGTISFYAGLTRGNIAIVSAIAALYFVVPAIVGVLYFDASLAPTNVVGLVLAVIAVVLVAS
- a CDS encoding phosphorylase family protein; translated protein: MTDELELPEPEPLESATDRPLSPSVLVLPAVAEPPIDERRPWLERRADRLERAISVPGSATPVYLTTDGVAITTTGIGKSDAATTVAALFATPLLDLSSAYVVSAGIAGGAPDRIALGSVVLADAVVDWDRKHRWDRGEETEGETPPIERLAYRPRDYVHRLEPTLVETALDAAREVDLGDDPDVLAYQRRYPDAPDGGPTVDRGTTLCGDEFWHGPRYAREAAWLCERYGVDPYVTTQMEDAATATALERFDAGKRYLSVRAVSNYDRPAPGESVAESFDGTEATLALAIENAERVGSAVVSELLEVDPLGIR
- a CDS encoding OsmC family protein, translating into MADDDLTTYELIGERHSPKRTRIDTGDAEFVVGKDVNPVEYFLGAILGCLNSTGTMVARDMGIEIDDLTATIEGDVDYDSYRGEETDARPGLQGLTVSVAIESDADEDRLEEWLAAVERRCPVTDNVVNETGLSIDVESA